A window of Halomonas sp. GFAJ-1 contains these coding sequences:
- a CDS encoding LysR family transcriptional regulator produces MSSPTLLNRLTFRQLQVFQEVHRQRSYSRAAEQLGLTQPAVSAQIRQLEQAVGQPLFKYAGKTLHVLPAADTLALSTREIIGQLSRLQMNLSDINGKISGELNIAAVSSAQYVVPYLLARFRARYPDVRIRLKVCNRSQALERLAQQKDDVVIMAMVPDDDGLVVMPILDNELIAVVWPQHPLLNAPAPSLADFARHYLLMREPGSGVRNAFEQLAANQEVGLPHRIELGTNEAIKQGVMAHLGIAVLPRLAVQLELEQGLLASLTLPNFPIRRSWCAVHRRDHFPTPVAELFLRFTREHLDEYRRYFQTPSSPLPSHGVSCLPMLPV; encoded by the coding sequence ATGTCGTCCCCTACGCTGCTAAACCGCCTGACCTTTCGTCAACTTCAAGTATTTCAGGAAGTGCATCGCCAGCGCTCTTATTCCCGCGCGGCAGAACAGCTCGGGCTTACCCAACCCGCTGTCAGCGCCCAAATCCGCCAGCTTGAGCAAGCCGTAGGCCAACCGCTATTTAAATATGCGGGCAAAACTCTCCATGTACTGCCCGCAGCAGACACGTTGGCGCTCTCTACCCGAGAGATCATTGGTCAACTTTCTCGGCTTCAGATGAACCTCTCGGACATTAACGGCAAAATTAGCGGCGAACTTAATATCGCGGCCGTTTCATCCGCCCAATATGTAGTGCCTTACCTGCTTGCTCGTTTTCGTGCGCGCTATCCAGACGTTCGAATACGCTTGAAAGTGTGCAATCGCAGCCAAGCGCTTGAAAGACTAGCGCAGCAGAAAGACGACGTAGTGATTATGGCAATGGTGCCGGACGACGACGGCTTGGTCGTTATGCCTATTTTAGATAACGAATTAATCGCCGTCGTATGGCCTCAACACCCGCTACTAAACGCCCCTGCGCCCTCTCTAGCTGATTTTGCCCGCCATTACCTCTTAATGCGCGAACCCGGCTCAGGAGTGCGCAATGCCTTTGAACAGCTGGCAGCCAACCAAGAAGTGGGCCTTCCTCATCGCATTGAATTAGGAACCAACGAGGCGATCAAGCAGGGCGTCATGGCGCACTTGGGCATTGCGGTACTCCCTCGCTTAGCAGTACAACTAGAGCTTGAGCAGGGGCTACTTGCATCGCTGACATTACCCAACTTTCCTATCCGCCGCTCTTGGTGCGCCGTTCACCGACGTGACCATTTTCCCACGCCGGTTGCGGAGCTTTTTTTACGCTTTACCCGGGAGCATCTAGACGAGTATCGGCGCTACTTTCAAACGCCCTCCAGCCCATTACCCAGTCACGGTGTTTCTTGTCTGCCTATGCTGCCTGTTTAG
- a CDS encoding lytic murein transglycosylase B has product MNRARKNAGSYLMAVVMACSIPAVWAEEQAHFDPQHHERTQQLVDELVAEGLPEAWLIETFNQANYSQGVLDAMEGAAERRLSWHEYREIFMTDQRIEEGAAFIQEHADTLARAEEIYGVPREVVTAIIGVETYYGRHKGRHRVLDSLATLAFHHPVRGDFFRGELAAFLQIAHEQGVEPTALYGSYAGAMGYPQFIPTSYQAYAVDFDDDGIRDLWENPVDAIGSVANYFAVHGWQRDGTIYHEASGPTSPPETLSFNQTRSPAVTVADVVEAGIEPEVALEPTLPAVPLMLEFADGSIRYRLGEYNFYVITRYNHSHLYAMAVAELSEAIGRQVEDQG; this is encoded by the coding sequence ATGAACAGGGCCCGAAAAAACGCAGGTAGTTATTTGATGGCTGTCGTAATGGCATGCTCAATTCCTGCCGTATGGGCTGAGGAGCAGGCGCATTTTGACCCGCAGCACCATGAGCGTACCCAGCAATTGGTCGATGAACTGGTAGCCGAAGGGTTGCCAGAAGCTTGGCTGATCGAAACATTTAACCAAGCCAATTATAGCCAGGGCGTGCTGGATGCTATGGAGGGTGCGGCTGAGCGCCGCTTAAGCTGGCATGAGTATCGGGAAATATTCATGACCGATCAGCGAATCGAAGAAGGCGCTGCTTTTATCCAGGAACATGCGGATACGCTCGCCCGTGCTGAAGAGATATATGGGGTTCCCCGTGAGGTTGTTACCGCTATTATTGGCGTGGAAACCTACTATGGGCGCCATAAAGGTCGCCACCGGGTACTCGATTCGCTGGCAACGTTGGCATTTCATCACCCGGTGCGTGGCGATTTTTTCCGCGGTGAGCTGGCTGCATTCTTACAGATTGCTCATGAGCAGGGTGTTGAACCCACAGCGCTATATGGCTCCTATGCGGGAGCCATGGGCTATCCGCAATTTATCCCTACTAGTTACCAAGCCTATGCCGTTGATTTCGACGACGACGGTATTCGTGACCTATGGGAAAATCCTGTCGATGCGATTGGCAGCGTGGCCAATTATTTCGCGGTGCATGGTTGGCAACGTGACGGCACTATTTATCACGAAGCGAGTGGGCCCACGTCACCGCCAGAGACACTAAGCTTTAATCAAACGCGTTCGCCCGCAGTTACCGTGGCGGATGTAGTAGAAGCAGGGATTGAGCCTGAGGTGGCGCTCGAACCAACGCTTCCCGCCGTACCCTTGATGCTGGAGTTCGCCGACGGCAGTATCCGCTACCGGTTGGGTGAGTACAATTTCTATGTCATTACCCGATACAACCATAGCCATCTCTATGCAATGGCGGTGGCAGAGTTATCTGAAGCCATTGGGCGGCAGGTAGAGGACCAAGGATGA
- a CDS encoding octanoyltransferase, with protein MNAPIELHLLGRSAYLPVWESMRALTDTRGEATPDQFWLVEHDPVFTQGQAGKPEHLLMPGDIPVVQTDRGGQVTYHGPGQVVLYPLLDIRRNKIGVRDLVTALENAVIHVLSTYGVSARARPDAPGVYVDTAQGEAKIASLGLRIRRGASYHGVALNVDADLSPFARINPCGYAGMPVTRLADLVAIKPDHQVVGEQLAFALAAELKRELVTFA; from the coding sequence ATGAACGCCCCCATTGAGCTTCACCTTCTTGGCCGCAGCGCGTACTTGCCCGTGTGGGAATCAATGCGTGCGCTGACTGATACGCGAGGCGAAGCAACTCCCGATCAGTTTTGGCTCGTCGAGCATGACCCTGTTTTTACCCAAGGGCAGGCAGGTAAACCTGAGCATTTATTAATGCCGGGTGATATTCCTGTGGTGCAAACTGACCGTGGCGGCCAGGTCACTTACCACGGCCCTGGTCAGGTAGTGCTCTATCCGCTGTTAGATATTCGACGAAACAAGATTGGTGTGCGTGATTTGGTTACCGCCCTTGAAAATGCAGTGATTCACGTACTCAGCACGTATGGGGTTAGTGCTCGCGCCAGGCCAGATGCACCGGGCGTATATGTGGATACTGCGCAAGGAGAGGCAAAAATCGCCTCGCTAGGGTTACGTATTAGGCGGGGGGCAAGCTATCACGGTGTGGCGCTCAATGTAGATGCGGATTTATCACCGTTTGCGCGTATCAATCCCTGCGGGTATGCCGGCATGCCGGTAACCCGTTTAGCCGATCTGGTCGCAATCAAGCCTGATCATCAAGTAGTGGGGGAGCAGCTAGCGTTTGCGTTAGCCGCAGAGCTAAAGCGTGAGCTAGTAACCTTCGCATAA
- a CDS encoding penicillin-binding protein 2, which produces MPQRLDTLKNSEQELRIFRVRALLAVLVVIVLTSLLTGRLAYLQITQHDLYSTRSEKNRVRVEPLPPNRGLIYDRNGTLLAENRPTYNLTLVRERVDNLDDTLALLVDLLELPEEDIDAFNVRSRQRQRPFQPALLMSDLSENQIARLAVNRHRLPGVEVEAQLLRYYPDAEVMAHALGYVGRINAEEMQTLDTGRYAGTHFIGKTGVERFYEDQLHGQAGLRKVETNARGRVLRELGRTDPVPGENLTLTLDKSLQMLAYELMDGRRGSIVAVMPDTGEILAMVSTPGFDSNQFVTGIDVASYRALQENIDLPLFNRAIRGHYPPGSTIKPFLALAGLVEGAITPDSTINDPGFYQLPNDTRRYRNWLRWGHGRVDMERSIAVSNNTYYYSLAHDLGIDKLHEQMSNFGFGQRVAHDVQGESTGLMPSRDWKRGRFNQPWYPGETLSVGIGQGYWQVTPLQLASATAALANRGHWVKPRLALEVGNQPVPRDLPDTLPDIELDNEGWWGRIFSGMEKVLTGSEGTARRTGVGLEYRMGGKSGTAQVFSLGQDQRYNAEELEERLRDHALFMAFAPLENPQIAVSVIVENAGGGSTHAAHLARAMTDAWLLKERAPEVDEVRDALEEDTVGVEGN; this is translated from the coding sequence ATGCCACAGCGCCTTGATACGCTAAAAAACTCCGAGCAAGAGCTGCGTATTTTCCGTGTCAGGGCGCTGCTTGCCGTTTTGGTAGTTATTGTATTGACCAGCTTACTGACTGGTCGCCTCGCTTATTTGCAGATTACCCAGCATGACCTTTATAGCACTCGCTCAGAAAAAAACCGTGTGCGTGTTGAGCCGTTACCGCCCAACCGAGGGCTTATCTATGACCGTAACGGAACCCTACTTGCTGAAAATCGCCCCACCTACAACCTTACCCTAGTTCGTGAGCGTGTCGATAATTTGGATGACACGCTGGCGCTGCTGGTGGATCTTCTAGAGTTACCCGAAGAGGATATCGACGCTTTTAATGTTCGCTCACGTCAGCGCCAGCGTCCGTTCCAGCCTGCGCTATTGATGAGCGACTTAAGCGAAAACCAAATTGCCCGCCTTGCGGTAAATCGTCATCGATTGCCCGGTGTGGAAGTGGAAGCTCAGTTACTGCGCTACTATCCCGATGCCGAGGTGATGGCGCATGCCCTGGGGTATGTGGGGCGCATTAACGCTGAAGAGATGCAAACCCTGGATACCGGCCGTTATGCGGGCACGCACTTTATTGGCAAAACCGGCGTAGAACGGTTTTATGAAGACCAGTTACACGGCCAGGCAGGACTACGTAAAGTAGAGACTAATGCACGTGGTCGTGTGTTAAGAGAGCTAGGGCGAACCGACCCCGTTCCCGGAGAAAACCTGACCCTTACACTGGATAAATCGTTACAGATGTTGGCCTATGAGCTGATGGATGGCCGTCGTGGGTCCATTGTGGCGGTTATGCCGGATACTGGGGAGATTTTGGCGATGGTTTCAACGCCTGGCTTTGACAGTAACCAGTTTGTGACCGGTATCGATGTTGCCTCGTATAGGGCGCTCCAGGAGAATATCGATTTACCGCTATTTAATCGTGCTATCCGCGGGCACTATCCGCCCGGCTCCACCATTAAGCCGTTCCTTGCATTAGCGGGCTTAGTCGAGGGGGCAATTACCCCTGATAGCACAATCAACGATCCAGGGTTTTACCAATTACCCAATGATACTCGGCGCTACCGCAACTGGCTGCGTTGGGGCCATGGCCGGGTTGATATGGAGCGCTCGATAGCTGTTTCCAACAACACTTACTACTATTCGCTGGCGCACGACCTGGGTATCGACAAGCTACATGAGCAGATGAGCAACTTTGGCTTTGGCCAGCGGGTAGCCCACGATGTGCAAGGTGAAAGCACTGGACTGATGCCCTCTCGGGATTGGAAGCGTGGTCGTTTTAATCAGCCTTGGTATCCGGGTGAAACGCTCTCGGTGGGTATTGGTCAAGGGTATTGGCAGGTGACTCCCCTACAGCTAGCCAGCGCAACGGCTGCCTTAGCGAATCGAGGCCATTGGGTGAAGCCGCGCCTTGCGCTAGAAGTGGGTAATCAACCGGTTCCTCGTGACCTCCCTGATACCTTGCCGGATATTGAGCTTGATAATGAAGGCTGGTGGGGTCGCATCTTTAGCGGTATGGAAAAAGTACTTACCGGTAGTGAGGGCACCGCCCGTCGCACTGGGGTGGGGCTTGAGTATCGTATGGGGGGTAAGTCGGGGACTGCTCAGGTCTTTTCGCTGGGGCAGGATCAACGCTATAACGCAGAAGAGTTAGAAGAGCGCCTGCGAGATCACGCGCTTTTTATGGCCTTTGCGCCCCTTGAAAATCCACAAATTGCGGTATCTGTCATTGTTGAAAACGCTGGAGGGGGAAGTACCCATGCAGCGCATTTGGCTCGCGCGATGACCGATGCTTGGCTTCTAAAAGAGCGTGCGCCAGAGGTAGATGAAGTGCGTGATGCGTTAGAAGAAGACACTGTTGGCGTGGAGGGTAATTAA
- a CDS encoding lipoyl synthase: protein MSNNPSQRVPSGEKFRNEHGMTVIKDGMKQRKAQADAPSLERKPKWLRAQIPGGERFEAVKKNVATHRLSTVCAESHCPNMGECWSNGTATIMLMGSVCTRACRFCAVDTGNPKGWLDTEEPENTAKSVELMGLRYIVLTSVDRDDLDDGGATHYANCIRAIKARTPEVVVEALTPDFDGQKDAIERVVDSGLEVFAQNVETVERLTQKVRDPRAGYRKTLDALAHAKKYRPDVITKTSLMLGLGETDEEILQTFDDLREIGVDIVTLGQYLRPTKNHLAVERWVTPEEFDRYRVQGLEKGFMEVPSGPLVRSSYRADRVFEKNNLGLASPAAVPGQETDTSRIPALNVG, encoded by the coding sequence ATGAGCAATAACCCCTCACAACGTGTGCCCAGCGGTGAAAAATTCCGCAATGAACACGGCATGACGGTGATCAAAGACGGCATGAAGCAGCGCAAAGCGCAGGCGGATGCCCCTTCTCTTGAGCGAAAGCCTAAGTGGTTACGCGCTCAGATTCCTGGTGGTGAACGGTTTGAAGCGGTTAAGAAAAATGTCGCTACTCACCGCCTTAGCACCGTGTGCGCCGAATCGCATTGCCCCAATATGGGTGAATGCTGGAGCAACGGTACCGCGACTATTATGCTGATGGGCTCCGTATGTACCCGCGCATGCCGTTTTTGTGCAGTAGATACTGGCAACCCTAAAGGTTGGCTGGACACCGAAGAGCCTGAAAACACAGCCAAGTCTGTTGAACTAATGGGGCTTCGCTATATCGTGCTTACCTCCGTCGATCGCGACGATTTAGACGACGGTGGCGCGACACATTATGCCAACTGTATTCGCGCTATTAAGGCGCGTACGCCAGAGGTTGTTGTTGAAGCGCTAACCCCCGATTTTGATGGTCAAAAAGACGCTATTGAACGGGTAGTGGATTCCGGGCTGGAGGTGTTTGCTCAGAATGTTGAAACGGTAGAACGCTTAACCCAAAAGGTACGGGACCCACGCGCTGGCTATCGCAAAACACTCGACGCTTTGGCGCATGCCAAGAAGTATCGTCCCGATGTCATCACTAAAACCAGCTTAATGTTAGGACTCGGCGAAACTGACGAAGAGATCTTACAGACTTTCGACGACCTACGTGAGATTGGCGTTGATATCGTAACTCTTGGCCAATACCTGCGCCCAACCAAAAACCACCTTGCTGTAGAGCGCTGGGTAACCCCAGAAGAGTTCGACCGCTACCGCGTGCAGGGGCTAGAAAAAGGCTTTATGGAAGTCCCCTCAGGGCCCTTGGTGCGCTCTAGCTATCGTGCTGACCGCGTGTTTGAGAAAAACAATCTTGGTCTTGCGTCACCTGCAGCCGTGCCAGGCCAAGAAACGGATACCAGCCGTATTCCTGCTTTGAACGTAGGGTAA
- a CDS encoding rod shape-determining protein RodA — protein sequence MAAWHTLSRSFRSYPVRPPSSGIARRKSIWERIHLDPWLIGMLLVLMVAGLFVLYSASGQRIEAVVAQAIRFGVALVGMVIIAQFSPSTFLRWAPFAYGVGLVMLIAVELVGDVGMGAKRWLVIPGVLRFQPSEMMKLAVPLMVAAYLNRCPLPPRLRDIAVCGLIIGVPVVLTAIQPDLGTSLLMTSAAVIVVLLAGLSWRLIGFVGALVAAGLPLLWMNMHNYQRQRVLTFLDPESDPLGAGWNIIQSTTAIGSGGLWGKGWLDGTQSQLEFLPERHTDFIIAVLGEEFGLVGMLLLLALYVMIVGRGMWLATSSQDTFGRLVAGSIILTFFIYVFVNVGMVSGILPVVGVPLPLVSYGGTSSVTLLAGFGILMSIHAHRRLLPR from the coding sequence ATGGCGGCTTGGCATACACTCTCCCGCTCTTTTCGTAGCTACCCCGTGCGGCCTCCAAGTAGTGGTATTGCGCGACGTAAAAGCATCTGGGAGCGTATTCATCTCGACCCTTGGTTAATAGGCATGCTGCTGGTGCTTATGGTGGCGGGTCTGTTTGTTCTCTACAGTGCTTCTGGTCAGCGTATCGAAGCAGTCGTCGCCCAAGCCATTCGTTTTGGCGTTGCGCTGGTCGGCATGGTCATTATTGCGCAATTCTCTCCCTCTACTTTCCTGCGCTGGGCTCCTTTTGCTTATGGTGTTGGGCTTGTCATGCTCATTGCGGTAGAGCTCGTTGGAGATGTGGGGATGGGGGCTAAACGGTGGCTGGTCATTCCTGGTGTTCTTCGCTTTCAACCCTCTGAGATGATGAAGCTAGCCGTACCGTTGATGGTGGCGGCTTACCTGAACCGCTGCCCGTTGCCGCCCCGTCTTCGTGATATTGCGGTGTGTGGCTTAATCATTGGTGTGCCTGTTGTGCTGACGGCTATTCAGCCAGATTTAGGCACCTCGTTACTCATGACGAGTGCGGCAGTCATTGTAGTGCTGTTGGCAGGCCTTTCCTGGCGGCTTATCGGCTTTGTTGGAGCACTAGTGGCCGCAGGGTTGCCGCTGCTGTGGATGAATATGCATAACTATCAGCGCCAGCGGGTGCTGACGTTTCTAGACCCGGAAAGCGACCCCTTGGGCGCGGGTTGGAATATTATCCAATCTACCACGGCAATTGGCAGTGGTGGTTTGTGGGGCAAAGGCTGGTTGGATGGTACTCAATCCCAGCTTGAGTTTCTCCCTGAACGCCATACGGATTTCATTATTGCTGTATTGGGCGAAGAGTTTGGTCTTGTCGGAATGTTATTGCTACTGGCGCTTTATGTCATGATTGTGGGGCGCGGGATGTGGTTAGCCACGTCTTCCCAGGATACTTTCGGGCGGCTGGTGGCGGGCAGTATTATTCTGACGTTTTTCATTTATGTTTTTGTTAATGTCGGTATGGTCAGCGGCATTCTGCCGGTGGTTGGTGTGCCGCTACCTTTAGTGAGTTACGGCGGCACCTCAAGCGTGACCTTATTGGCGGGGTTCGGTATTCTCATGTCGATTCATGCGCATCGTCGTTTGTTACCGCGCTGA
- a CDS encoding serine-type D-Ala-D-Ala carboxypeptidase (penicillin-binding protein 5; removes C-terminal D-alanyl residues from sugar-peptide cell wall precursors) translates to MNIVMSFRRSAQLCLFAAMTVVALPASAQPVPQPQTIIPAAPQLAASSWILMDAHSGRVLAEHNSDERLPPASLTKLMTAYLVERELDRGTISLTDMVNISERAWRTGGSKMFIEVGDRVSVDDLLHGIVIVSGNDASVAIAEHLAGGEAPFADLMNQHATRLGMNNTNFQNATGLPGDNHYSTARDMALLSQYIINDYPEHYAIYSQRTFSFSGIDQPNRNRLLWRDPTVDGLKTGWTTEAGYGLVASAKRDDMRLISVVMGTSSEEARAQETQKLLSYGFRFYETMKLYERGAVLATPRVWGGEMNELRVGVNEEVFMTLPRNRNEELRARLNLKQDLQAPVAVGDEVGTLEVYLGEDMVGERQLVALENVEEGGLFKRLFDQVRRFFSGLVSNFTG, encoded by the coding sequence ATGAATATAGTAATGTCGTTTCGTCGTTCAGCCCAGCTCTGCTTGTTTGCAGCAATGACGGTGGTAGCGTTACCTGCCTCGGCCCAGCCCGTTCCTCAGCCGCAGACAATTATTCCAGCTGCGCCACAGCTTGCGGCAAGCTCGTGGATACTGATGGATGCTCATAGCGGGCGTGTGCTTGCTGAGCATAACTCTGATGAGCGTTTGCCCCCGGCGAGTCTCACTAAGCTGATGACGGCTTACCTAGTCGAGCGTGAGTTGGATCGCGGCACCATTAGCCTCACCGATATGGTTAACATCAGCGAAAGGGCATGGCGCACCGGCGGCTCCAAAATGTTTATTGAAGTGGGCGATCGTGTCTCAGTCGATGATCTGTTGCATGGCATAGTTATTGTTTCAGGCAACGATGCCAGTGTCGCTATTGCCGAGCACTTGGCTGGGGGGGAAGCACCCTTTGCGGATTTAATGAACCAGCATGCCACGCGTTTAGGCATGAATAATACAAACTTTCAAAATGCCACCGGGCTGCCGGGTGACAATCACTACTCAACCGCTCGTGATATGGCGCTGCTTTCTCAATACATCATCAATGATTACCCTGAGCACTATGCGATTTACTCCCAGCGCACTTTCTCCTTTAGCGGCATCGACCAACCTAATCGCAACCGGCTGCTTTGGCGCGACCCCACGGTTGATGGCTTGAAAACCGGCTGGACAACTGAGGCTGGTTACGGCTTGGTAGCCTCAGCCAAGCGTGATGATATGCGTCTAATATCTGTTGTGATGGGTACAAGTTCTGAGGAGGCGCGCGCTCAAGAGACGCAGAAACTGCTCAGCTACGGCTTTCGCTTCTATGAAACCATGAAGCTCTATGAACGAGGCGCTGTTCTTGCGACGCCGCGGGTGTGGGGTGGCGAAATGAACGAACTACGGGTTGGAGTTAACGAAGAAGTATTCATGACGCTACCGCGCAATCGCAATGAAGAGCTTCGCGCGCGCCTTAATCTTAAGCAAGACCTGCAAGCGCCCGTTGCTGTAGGCGATGAAGTAGGTACCTTAGAAGTGTATCTTGGCGAGGATATGGTTGGTGAGCGTCAACTGGTTGCCCTTGAAAATGTTGAAGAGGGTGGGTTGTTTAAGCGATTGTTTGATCAGGTAAGGCGCTTTTTCAGCGGCTTGGTCAGCAACTTCACCGGCTAA
- a CDS encoding 3-hydroxyalkanoate synthetase, with amino-acid sequence MNFLANPLLPDQGLSSAWSGIANDLTALPGGEALASVIDPFGFGRSAMSYWRDSLERNILYWDAMRERGNQYLEHMEQTKPNVLGFETEVLLDGRTLPHPTNYELLRVLPPANTDIDPKKRPFVVVDPRAGHGPGIGGFKPDSELGVALKAGHPCYFIGFLPFPEPGQTVEDVVEAEVAFLRHVIALHPDTFEKPMVVGNCQAGWQIMMAAALEPDVFGPILIAGAPLSYWAGEHGKAPMRYTGGMTGGSWITELTSDLGNGLFDGAWLVQNFERLNPANTYWKKQFHLYSNIDTEKERYLEFERWWGGHVVLGGEEIQYIVDNLFVGNRLSTAQLVTRDGRRIDLRNVRSPVVVFCSRGDDITPPPQALGWIRDLYEGEEDIIANEQTIVYCLHDTTGHLGIFVSGSVSRKEHSEFTANMDYIDVMPPGLYETTVSHASERDDAELIERDYLLEFTARNFEELDRDVMHKPEDDRRFATVARISEINLGFYRLFMQPWLRAVMTPEAARWTRRMHPIRLGYKLLSDRNPLTVPLPVMAETVRRNRQEIGQDNFFKALESMASDQITAGLNAWRDLRDSSTERMFMDIYGQPLLQAAVGLHGDAHVHRRRPGAEPEHRRFIENRKNELREKFSHGGTHEAAMRSIIYVLGGATATDERNFKRLRASRAELEPTASLSDFKHLVREQFFLLKMDREQALNTLPDLLKGQSNEEIDSQVEHLEHVLAASGELSEHATERFSQVKALFDKARPAKPKSAVAKQAATPAAIEKAPQKAAPENAASENAAKAEVKPASHSAKETSETAGKAASESPAATPAKAAATTTADKKQAATPSDNAEGEKPKPAAVARRKTPRKR; translated from the coding sequence ATGAACTTTCTCGCTAACCCTTTACTACCTGACCAAGGGCTCAGTAGTGCTTGGTCAGGCATTGCCAATGATTTAACAGCGCTACCCGGCGGGGAAGCCCTTGCCAGCGTTATCGACCCTTTTGGGTTCGGGCGTTCTGCCATGTCGTACTGGCGTGATAGCTTAGAACGTAACATTCTCTATTGGGATGCGATGCGCGAACGCGGCAACCAATACCTTGAACATATGGAGCAGACCAAGCCCAATGTGCTGGGTTTTGAAACCGAAGTATTGCTCGATGGGCGCACGCTGCCCCATCCGACGAACTACGAACTGCTGAGAGTTCTTCCCCCCGCCAATACAGACATTGATCCCAAGAAGCGGCCCTTTGTGGTGGTTGACCCCCGTGCAGGGCACGGCCCTGGCATTGGCGGCTTTAAACCCGATAGCGAGCTGGGGGTAGCCTTAAAGGCTGGCCATCCTTGTTATTTCATTGGTTTTTTACCGTTCCCTGAGCCGGGTCAAACCGTCGAAGACGTGGTTGAAGCAGAAGTGGCCTTTTTGCGCCATGTTATCGCGTTACATCCTGATACGTTTGAAAAGCCGATGGTGGTCGGCAACTGCCAGGCAGGGTGGCAAATTATGATGGCTGCCGCGTTAGAACCCGACGTCTTTGGCCCCATCTTAATAGCGGGTGCTCCGCTCTCTTATTGGGCGGGCGAGCATGGCAAAGCACCCATGCGCTATACCGGCGGCATGACAGGGGGGAGCTGGATTACCGAGTTAACCAGCGATTTAGGTAACGGTCTGTTTGATGGCGCTTGGTTGGTGCAAAACTTTGAGCGTCTCAATCCGGCTAATACATACTGGAAAAAACAGTTTCATCTCTACTCAAACATCGATACTGAAAAAGAGCGGTATCTAGAATTTGAACGCTGGTGGGGCGGCCACGTGGTTTTGGGTGGTGAAGAAATCCAGTACATCGTTGATAACCTCTTTGTCGGAAACCGCCTTTCCACCGCGCAGTTAGTCACCCGGGATGGGCGCCGTATTGACTTGCGCAATGTCCGCTCACCGGTTGTGGTGTTTTGCTCACGGGGCGATGATATTACGCCGCCGCCTCAAGCGCTTGGCTGGATTCGGGATCTATACGAAGGCGAAGAAGACATCATTGCCAACGAGCAGACCATTGTGTACTGCCTGCACGATACGACGGGGCACCTTGGGATCTTTGTTTCCGGCAGTGTGTCACGTAAGGAGCATTCAGAGTTTACGGCGAACATGGACTATATCGATGTAATGCCCCCGGGGCTTTACGAAACGACGGTATCCCATGCTAGTGAGCGCGATGATGCCGAGCTGATCGAGCGAGATTATCTGCTAGAGTTTACCGCGCGTAACTTTGAAGAGTTAGACCGCGATGTGATGCATAAGCCCGAAGATGATCGGCGTTTCGCGACCGTTGCGCGTATTTCTGAGATAAATCTCGGTTTTTATCGTCTCTTTATGCAGCCTTGGTTGCGTGCGGTGATGACGCCGGAAGCGGCGCGCTGGACGCGCCGTATGCACCCCATTCGCCTAGGTTATAAGTTGCTTTCTGACCGCAACCCATTAACGGTGCCGCTACCGGTGATGGCAGAAACCGTACGCCGCAATCGTCAGGAGATAGGCCAGGATAATTTCTTCAAAGCACTGGAATCGATGGCGTCTGACCAAATTACTGCGGGGCTTAATGCTTGGCGCGACCTGCGCGACAGCTCTACTGAGCGCATGTTTATGGACATCTATGGACAGCCTCTCTTGCAGGCGGCGGTTGGTTTGCATGGGGATGCTCATGTGCATCGCCGTCGTCCTGGTGCTGAGCCAGAGCACCGTCGCTTTATTGAGAACCGCAAAAATGAGCTGCGCGAAAAGTTCTCCCATGGCGGTACTCATGAGGCTGCTATGCGCTCGATCATTTACGTGCTGGGAGGTGCAACGGCGACTGATGAACGTAACTTTAAACGACTACGCGCTTCTCGCGCCGAGCTTGAGCCGACAGCCTCGCTAAGCGATTTCAAGCACTTGGTGCGTGAACAGTTCTTTTTGCTGAAAATGGATCGGGAACAGGCACTCAATACGCTACCTGACCTACTAAAAGGGCAGAGTAATGAGGAAATTGATAGCCAAGTAGAGCACCTAGAGCATGTTTTAGCAGCCAGTGGGGAGCTGTCTGAGCACGCCACTGAGCGCTTTAGTCAGGTAAAGGCTCTGTTTGATAAGGCGCGTCCGGCTAAGCCTAAATCTGCCGTGGCTAAACAGGCGGCTACGCCTGCGGCGATTGAGAAAGCACCTCAGAAAGCTGCCCCTGAGAACGCAGCCTCTGAAAACGCAGCTAAAGCAGAGGTAAAACCAGCTAGCCATAGCGCTAAAGAAACCTCTGAAACGGCTGGTAAAGCCGCGAGTGAAAGTCCCGCTGCCACTCCTGCAAAGGCTGCAGCGACTACGACGGCTGATAAAAAGCAGGCGGCGACGCCTAGTGATAATGCCGAGGGAGAAAAGCCAAAACCTGCCGCAGTGGCGCGACGCAAAACACCGCGTAAGCGTTAA